The following are encoded in a window of Megalops cyprinoides isolate fMegCyp1 chromosome 16, fMegCyp1.pri, whole genome shotgun sequence genomic DNA:
- the trappc1 gene encoding trafficking protein particle complex subunit 1 has product MTVHNLYIFDRNGTCLHYSEWNRKKQAGISKDEEFKLMYGMLFSIRSFVSKMSPLDMKDGFLAFQTSRYKLHYYETPTGVKVVMNTDLGVPNCRDILHQIYSTLYVEYIVKNPLCPLGETLQSELFNSRLESFIRALPFFSARAG; this is encoded by the exons ATGACTGTCCATAACCTGTACATCTTCGACCGAAATGGCACCTGTCTGCATTACAGCGAGTGGAATCGGAAGAAACAGGCGGGCATCTCCAAAGACGAG GAGTTCAAGCTGATGTACGGGATGCTCTTCTCCATCCGCTCCTTTGTCAGCAAGATGTCTCCCCTCGACAT GAAAGATGGGTTCCTGGCCTTCCAGACCAGCCGCTACAAGCTGCACTACTATGAGACGCCGACGGGGGTGAAGGTGGTGATGAACACCGACCTGGGCGTACCTAACTGCAGGGATATTCTCCACCAGATCTACAGCACG cTGTATGTGGAGTACATAGTGAAGAATCCACTGTGTCCCTTGGGAGAGACTCTACAGAGTGAATTATTCAACAGCAGACTGGAGTCTTTCATCAGAGCCCTGCCCTTCTTTAGTGCGCGTGCtggctga
- the psmb6 gene encoding proteasome subunit beta type-6, whose amino-acid sequence MAAAMAMSRSQHLSTSNNLVPEWLCEEVTTGTTIMAVEFDGGVVIGADSRTTTGAYIANRVTDKLTPIHDRIFCCRSGSAADTQAIADVVTYQLGFHSIELDEPPLVQTAANLFKEMCYRYREELMAGIIVAGWDKRRGGQVYTVPVGGMLTRQPVSVGGSGSTYIYGYVDSNYKTGMSKEECLRFTAEALSLAMERDGSSGGVVRLASISQEGVERRVILGNQLPKFSSA is encoded by the exons ATGGCGGCGGCTATGGCAATGAGTCGGTCTCAGCATCTTTCCACTTCAAATAATTTGGTTCCCGAGTGGCTCTGTGAGGAGGTCACCACCGGG ACCACAATCATGGCGGTGGAGTTTGACGGAGGGGTTGTGATTGGCGCAGACTCACGCACTACCACTGG cGCCTACATTGCCAACAGAGTCACGGACAAGCTGACCCCCATCCACGACCGCATCTTCTGCTGCCGATCTGGCTCGGCTGCCGACACCCAGGCCATTGCTGACGTTGTCACCTACCAGCTGGGCTTCCACAG TATTGAGCTGGACGAGCCCCCATTGGTGCAGACGGCCGCCAATCTGTTCAAGGAGATGTGCTACAGGTACAGGGAGGAGCTGATGGCCGGGATCATTGTGGCCGGCTGGGACAAGAGGAGGGGCGGACAG GTGTACACGGTGCCCGTAGGGGGGATGCTGACGAGGCAGCCGGTGTCCGTGGGCGGCTCCGGCAGCACCTACATCTACGGTTACGTGGACTCCAACTACAAGACTGGCATGAGCAAGGAGGAGTGCCTGCGCTTCACAGcggagg CCCTGTCTCTGGCCATGGAGCGGGATGGCTCCAGCGGAGGGGTGGTGCGCCTGGCCTCCATCTCccaggagggggtggagagacGGGTCATTCTGGGGAACCAGCTGCCCAAATTCTCCAGCGCTTAG
- the LOC118791146 gene encoding platelet glycoprotein Ib alpha chain: protein MSIRMRFVLSLLLLSDFCLLMTYSCHSDKDKDHRPRVNCTNMGLNNVPPETDTSTEVLVLTDNQFLSLSWRSYQSFTKLHELDLSRNQVSSLERLPDQVLPSLRVLHLSDNRIQEVPESAFTAASNLMEIYLSRNQLHTVREGSFRGLDSLELVDLSQNHIRVLPHSMSSLMTTTVLKKFDVEDNRLRIMPDQFFSNFPEIPYVFLSKNPWICSCKVGYLSSWLEDQVSNVYMHTGPKSIINDPESIVCDSPSQLKGQIIIDLQRDDYCSPGVIGDMDSTDAVTTELPTSPKSHFVPITTPSALSPSSTALDSIPTTTDVPITHQTSELTQTETVAPYPHPSAIATQDQITTSTTFRSTTPTMSVTTMPTTPVQPQTTAPTQAHTLTPTSSNTITSVTSKSQLMTTARYFYFMTFWVKYHESHATEFATSRTVFKKEVVGEEVESTAIITNSNTFLITATPKAFPLTTTDPLTMVHPPTNVSVNWEERKGERSVVLYCWWLFAGYLCLCILLGLWLCATSLWILRFYLYTYSPLARKACKRRKGQVRLLGYQSAGGSGENDGGGEKGAGGPGAISLPMEGTGGVQAMFRSVLFVYKGGEVEEPEPLHNKNQR, encoded by the exons ATGAGCATCAGAATGAGGTttgtcctctccctcctgcttttGTCTGATTTCTGCCTGCTGATGACCTACAGTTGCCATAGTGACAAGGACAAAGACCACCGCCCCCGTGTGAACTGCACAAATATGGGTCTGAACAATGTTCCGCCTGAAACTGATACATCCACAGAGGTCTTAGTCCTCACAGACAATCAGTTTCTGTCCTTGTCCTGGCGCTCTTACCAGAGCTTCACCAAGCTGCATGAGCTGGACCTCTCCCGCAACCAGGTGTCATCACTGGAGAGGCTCCCAGACCAGGTCCTCCCCTCTCTGAGGGTCCTCCATCTCTCAGACAACAGGATCCAGGAGGTCCCAGAGTCTGCCTTTACTGCTGCATCCAATCTGATGGAGATCTACCTAAGCAGAAACCAGCTGCACACAGTGCGTGAGGGCTCCTTCAGGGGCCTGGACAGCCTGGAGCTTGTGGACCTCTCCCAGAACCACATCCGAGTCCTGCCCCACTCAATGTCATCCCTGATGACCACCACCGTACTTAAGAAGTTTGACGTGGAGGACAACCGTCTCAGGATCATGCCGGACCAGTTCTTCTCTAATTTTCCTGAAATCCCGTATGTGTTCCTGTCCAAGAACCCCTGGATCTGCAGCTGCAAGGTGGGTTACCTGTCCTCATGGCTGGAGGACCAGGTCTCCAACGTGTACATGCACACGGGTCCCAAAAGCATCATCAATGACCCTGAGAGTATAGTGTGCGACAGCCCGAGTCAGCTGAAGGGTCAAATCATCATCGACCTGCAGAGGGATGACTACTGCTCTCCGGGTGTGATTGGTGATATGGATTCCACTGATGCCGTGACTACGGAATTGCCAACCTCCCCCAAGTCACACTTTGTCCCAATCACAACACCGTCagccctctctccatcttccaCTGCTCTTGACAGCATCCCTACAACTACAGACGTCCCCATAACCCACCAGACCAGTGAACTCACCCAAACGGAAACCGTGGCACCCTACCCCCATCCCAGTGCCATAGCCACCCAGGACCAAATCACTACATCCACCACATTCCGAAGTACAACACCCACCATGTCTGTAACCACAATGCCCACCACACCTGTCCAACCCCAAACCACTGCACCCACCCAGGCTCACACCCTAACACCAACCTCGAGCAACACCATCACCAGTGTGACATCCAAGTCCCAGCTCATGACAACTGCAAGGTACTTCTACTTCATGACATTTTGGGTCAAATATCACGAGTCTCATGCAACAGAGTTTGCCACGTCTAGGACAGTATTTAAGAAGGAGGTAGTAGGGGAGGAGGTAGAGAGTACTGCCATCATCACCAATTCAAATACCTTTCTGATCACAGCCACCCCCAAGGCTTTTCCTCTGACAACTACTGACCCTCTGACCATGGTCCACCCTCCCACTAATGTCTCTGTAAActgggaggagagaaagggggagaggtcTGTGGTGCTGTACTGCTGGTGGCTGTTTGCGGGgtacctctgtctctgtattcTGCTGGGCCTGTGGCTCTGTGCCACCAGCCTCTGGATCCTCAGATTCTACCTCTACACCTATTCGCCTCTTGCCCGGAAGGCTTGCAAGCGGAGGAAGGGCCAAGTGAGGCTGTTAGGATATCAGTCCGCAGGTGGGTCAGGGGAGAATGACGGGGGGGGTGAGAAGGGGGCTGGCGGGCCGGGAGCCATCTCACTGCCCATGGAGGGGACTGGAGGCGTGCAGGCTATGTTCCGCTCTGTCCTGTTTGTCTACAAGGgcggggaggtggaggag CCGGAGCCGCTGCACAACAAGAACCAAAGATGA